A window of the Alphaproteobacteria bacterium genome harbors these coding sequences:
- the rpsJ gene encoding 30S ribosomal protein S10, with amino-acid sequence MDSQNIRIRLKAYDHRVLDQSTGEIVQTAKRTGAQVRGPIPLPTRIEKYTVLRGPHVDKKSREQFEIRTHKRVLDIVDPTPQTVDALMKLDLAAGVDVEIKI; translated from the coding sequence ATGGATAGCCAGAATATAAGAATACGCCTGAAGGCATACGATCATCGCGTGCTCGATCAGTCGACAGGAGAGATCGTCCAGACGGCGAAACGTACCGGGGCGCAGGTCCGCGGCCCGATTCCGCTGCCGACCCGGATCGAAAAATACACGGTGCTGCGGGGTCCGCACGTCGACAAGAAAAGCCGCGAGCAGTTCGAGATCCGGACGCATAAGCGGGTCCTCGATATCGTTGATCCGACGCCGCAGACAGTCGATGCGCTGATGAAGCTCGACCTTGCCGCCGGCGTCGACGTCGAAATCAAGATTTAG